The following proteins are co-located in the uncultured Draconibacterium sp. genome:
- a CDS encoding heme-binding domain-containing protein, translated as MRKTLRLVGIILVLGLVILQFFQPEKNQEERTNKHIFEVEQVPANIQTVLSNACLDCHSNTTHYTWYNKIAPVSWMVNEHIVEGKDELNLSEWGDMDVFEKITKLEEVCQEAERKTMPLKSYRFIHPKAKLNEEQISELCDWTTKLSEELLAKAIADQ; from the coding sequence ATGCGCAAAACACTTCGTTTAGTGGGCATTATTTTGGTGCTGGGACTTGTAATACTTCAGTTTTTTCAGCCGGAGAAAAACCAGGAAGAAAGAACAAACAAACATATTTTTGAAGTGGAACAGGTCCCGGCAAACATACAAACTGTATTAAGTAATGCCTGCCTCGACTGCCACTCAAATACGACTCATTATACCTGGTACAACAAAATTGCTCCCGTTTCGTGGATGGTAAACGAGCACATCGTTGAAGGAAAAGATGAGCTTAATTTATCAGAATGGGGCGACATGGACGTATTCGAAAAGATTACAAAACTGGAGGAAGTGTGTCAGGAAGCTGAACGAAAAACAATGCCTCTAAAATCGTATCGTTTTATACATCCAAAAGCAAAACTTAACGAAGAACAGATCTCGGAGCTTTGCGACTGGACTACAAAATTGAGCGAAGAGTTGTTGGCAAAAGCCATTGCTGACCAATAA
- a CDS encoding threonyl-tRNA synthetase editing domain-containing protein, translating to MKVLVMYVDEFRYTPAQKNLETVEDINEGARYTDSILAFIQVEESDEEKDVKSREKKLVNHLKWTARKNNCKSVILHSFAHLSESKASVGFTQQLFDLAEQRLRNADFTTAQTPFGYFLDLEIKAPGFSLARIWATL from the coding sequence ATGAAGGTTTTGGTAATGTATGTGGATGAGTTTAGATATACACCGGCTCAAAAAAATCTGGAAACAGTAGAAGATATTAACGAAGGCGCCCGTTATACGGATTCGATACTGGCTTTTATTCAGGTGGAAGAAAGCGACGAAGAAAAAGATGTAAAAAGCCGCGAAAAAAAGCTGGTGAATCACTTGAAATGGACTGCCCGAAAAAACAATTGTAAAAGTGTCATCCTCCACTCGTTTGCTCATTTATCCGAATCAAAAGCCTCGGTCGGTTTTACCCAGCAACTTTTCGATTTAGCCGAGCAAAGACTCCGGAACGCCGATTTTACAACGGCACAAACTCCATTTGGCTATTTTCTCGACCTGGAAATTAAAGCCCCGGGATTTTCTCTGGCACGTATCTGGGCAACACTGTAG
- a CDS encoding DEAD/DEAH box helicase yields the protein MKFEDYSISYEIKKNLARQDFRRPTDIQFKAIPPILKGEDVLAIAQTGTGKTAAFAIPVIHKIQQAKKLRRADGIKCLVMAPTHELAQQITEVFKSIAKNTGVKATYIIGGVEQAPQIEELQGGIDILVATPGRMFDLVSQGYLMLHRVETLILDEADHMLDLGFIKDINDLMRFLPKKRQTLFFSATINPKIKKLAYSLVSKPIRIQISPKNPVAKNIEHQVAFIEMDDKRAFLERMVDENPEAKIVVFVRTKVRAERVKKAMARVEIESDTIHSDKDQNERSTTLDRFKKGFVKLLITTDVSARGIDIPNVDFVVNYDLPEVAENYVHRVGRTGRGTKKGRAVSFCSSEEKEILEEIEGFLDKEIAVLEIDKQDYIETLDFTKDTDYNWKKLIRENEKELQDFKKKKKKKK from the coding sequence ATGAAGTTTGAGGATTATTCCATTTCGTACGAGATTAAAAAAAACCTTGCCAGACAGGATTTTCGCAGGCCAACCGATATTCAATTCAAGGCCATTCCGCCAATTTTAAAAGGGGAAGATGTTTTGGCCATTGCACAAACCGGCACCGGAAAAACAGCTGCGTTTGCAATACCTGTAATTCATAAAATTCAGCAGGCAAAAAAACTGCGCAGGGCCGATGGAATAAAATGTTTGGTAATGGCTCCAACCCATGAGCTGGCTCAGCAAATTACCGAAGTATTTAAATCGATTGCGAAAAATACGGGAGTGAAAGCTACCTACATTATTGGCGGGGTTGAACAAGCTCCGCAAATTGAAGAGTTACAGGGAGGTATCGATATATTGGTGGCCACTCCGGGCCGGATGTTTGATTTGGTAAGCCAGGGCTACCTGATGTTACACCGCGTTGAGACCTTGATTTTGGATGAAGCCGACCACATGCTCGATTTGGGTTTTATTAAAGACATAAACGATTTAATGCGTTTCCTTCCGAAAAAAAGACAAACCCTGTTCTTTTCGGCTACCATTAATCCTAAAATTAAAAAACTGGCTTATTCGCTGGTTAGTAAACCCATACGAATTCAGATTTCGCCCAAAAATCCGGTGGCTAAAAACATTGAGCACCAGGTAGCTTTTATTGAGATGGACGACAAACGTGCCTTTCTTGAAAGAATGGTGGATGAAAATCCGGAAGCAAAAATTGTAGTTTTTGTACGAACAAAAGTGCGTGCCGAGCGGGTTAAAAAAGCCATGGCTCGTGTTGAAATAGAAAGTGACACCATTCACAGCGACAAAGACCAGAATGAACGAAGTACAACACTTGACCGGTTTAAAAAAGGTTTTGTAAAACTACTGATCACTACCGATGTGAGCGCACGTGGAATTGACATTCCGAATGTTGACTTTGTGGTTAACTATGACTTGCCGGAGGTGGCCGAAAATTACGTGCACCGGGTAGGAAGAACAGGGCGTGGGACAAAGAAAGGCCGTGCAGTTTCGTTTTGCAGCAGCGAAGAAAAAGAGATACTGGAAGAGATTGAAGGATTTTTGGATAAAGAAATCGCTGTTCTGGAAATTGACAAGCAAGATTATATTGAAACCCTCGATTTTACAAAAGATACCGACTACAACTGGAAAAAATTAATTCGTGAAAACGAAAAAGAGCTTCAAGATTTCAAAAAGAAAAAGAAGAAGAAAAAGTGA
- a CDS encoding DUF1080 domain-containing protein, producing MNYKSAFLVLIVYLLLISCSQQSNKQKSEVEAPVSTFQVPEWAALLFDGKTMDGWEITKFGTEGPVRINEGKLIVNMGDGASGITWQKDFPKVNYEVQLEARKTSGNDFFCGMTFPVNDEYCSLIVGGWGGPVVGLSCIDGLDASENETHILKRFDKDVWYKIKLEVDDNSIRAWVDEEKLVDFTYTGSKLSTRPEVDLSKPFGICTWITTAELRNIWMRELGE from the coding sequence ATGAATTATAAATCTGCTTTTCTCGTATTGATCGTATACCTGCTACTTATTTCCTGTTCGCAACAGAGTAACAAACAAAAATCGGAAGTAGAAGCACCGGTCTCAACGTTCCAGGTTCCTGAATGGGCTGCGCTGTTATTCGATGGCAAAACCATGGATGGATGGGAGATTACTAAATTCGGCACGGAAGGTCCTGTTCGTATTAACGAAGGCAAACTAATCGTGAACATGGGCGATGGAGCCAGCGGGATCACCTGGCAAAAAGATTTTCCAAAAGTTAATTATGAAGTGCAGCTGGAAGCGCGTAAAACAAGTGGTAACGATTTCTTCTGCGGAATGACATTTCCGGTAAACGACGAATACTGCTCCTTAATTGTTGGTGGCTGGGGCGGACCCGTTGTGGGCCTAAGTTGCATCGACGGCTTGGATGCATCGGAAAATGAAACGCATATTCTGAAACGTTTTGATAAGGATGTTTGGTACAAAATAAAATTAGAGGTGGACGATAATAGCATTCGGGCCTGGGTAGATGAGGAAAAGCTGGTTGATTTTACGTACACCGGAAGCAAGCTAAGTACCCGTCCGGAAGTTGATCTTTCAAAACCCTTTGGAATTTGTACCTGGATTACTACCGCTGAACTGCGAAACATCTGGATGCGGGAGTTGGGGGAGTAG
- a CDS encoding SO_0444 family Cu/Zn efflux transporter, with protein MEYVQKYIGELWFLLLEMAPWLLLGLVFAGLLKVYFPQKHIDKYLGKSNFKSALNASLLGIPMPLCSCGVIPTGISFFKNGASKGATNSFLISTPQTGVDSIFATYSMLGWPFALLRPFVAFLTGVLGGVFTNLFVKEAPKPASPFASFKLDVAAVAGTESCEDDSCGCHTPKVDDTRHSLVRAADYAFVELLQDIAKWLVIGFLAAALISVVLPDDFFTRFQGLGLLEILVVLLASVPIYICATGSIPIAAVLLMKGVSPGAALVFLMAGPATNVATMTVLGKTMGRKSLTIYLATIIGGAIVFGLLTNYFIPADFILSKIMHIHGDGSEHEMLPKWMGLGSAILLIGLIVGGYFWQIVRKKQKMTRSKGISIQVEGMTCSHCEANVKRNLEAIQGITMVVANNQTNEVKITGSGYKMEKVKETVNGLGYKFVE; from the coding sequence ATGGAATACGTTCAGAAATACATAGGAGAACTTTGGTTTTTGCTATTGGAAATGGCACCCTGGCTGTTGCTGGGACTTGTTTTTGCAGGCTTGTTAAAAGTGTACTTTCCGCAAAAGCACATCGATAAATACCTGGGTAAATCCAATTTTAAATCGGCATTAAATGCCTCACTGCTCGGAATACCAATGCCACTGTGTTCGTGTGGAGTTATTCCAACCGGGATCTCTTTTTTTAAAAACGGAGCTTCAAAAGGAGCTACTAATTCGTTTTTAATTTCAACTCCGCAAACCGGCGTTGATTCCATTTTTGCCACCTATTCTATGTTAGGCTGGCCATTTGCATTGTTGCGTCCTTTTGTGGCTTTTCTTACCGGAGTTTTGGGAGGAGTATTTACCAATTTATTTGTAAAGGAGGCTCCAAAACCTGCATCTCCTTTTGCATCGTTTAAACTCGACGTTGCTGCTGTGGCAGGTACCGAAAGTTGCGAAGACGACAGTTGTGGTTGTCATACCCCCAAAGTGGATGATACACGTCATTCGCTGGTACGCGCTGCAGACTATGCTTTTGTCGAACTTTTACAGGATATTGCCAAATGGCTGGTAATCGGATTTTTAGCCGCTGCATTGATTTCGGTGGTTTTGCCCGATGATTTTTTTACCCGCTTTCAGGGTTTGGGACTGCTTGAAATACTGGTTGTTTTGCTGGCGTCGGTGCCCATTTATATTTGTGCAACAGGCTCAATTCCAATTGCAGCTGTTCTTTTAATGAAAGGCGTTTCTCCGGGTGCGGCACTGGTTTTCCTTATGGCGGGACCGGCTACAAATGTGGCAACCATGACAGTTCTTGGAAAAACTATGGGGCGAAAATCACTTACTATTTATCTGGCAACTATAATTGGTGGGGCTATTGTTTTTGGTTTACTGACCAACTATTTTATTCCTGCGGATTTTATTCTGAGTAAAATAATGCACATTCATGGCGATGGAAGCGAACATGAAATGCTGCCAAAATGGATGGGACTTGGATCTGCCATTTTACTTATTGGATTGATCGTTGGAGGTTATTTCTGGCAAATTGTTCGAAAAAAACAAAAAATGACCCGGAGTAAAGGTATAAGTATCCAGGTGGAAGGAATGACTTGCTCGCATTGCGAAGCCAATGTAAAAAGAAACCTTGAAGCGATTCAAGGTATTACGATGGTAGTTGCCAACAATCAAACAAACGAAGTGAAAATTACGGGCTCCGGTTATAAAATGGAGAAAGTAAAAGAAACGGTTAACGGATTGGGCTACAAGTTTGTTGAATAG
- the ilvC gene encoding ketol-acid reductoisomerase, whose translation MANYFNSIPLRIQLEQLGKCDFMDESEFSDGVKKLEGKKIVVLGCGAQGLAQGLNMRDSGLDISYAIRQVEIDEKQISYQNAVENNFAVGTFEEMIPQADLVLNLTPDKYHTPVVNATVPLMKKGAYLSYSHGFNIVEEGNQIREDITVIMVAPKSPASEVRAEFLRGFGVPTLIAVHRENDPNGDGLEIAKAYCVGTGGHKAGVLHSSFVAEVKSDLMGEQTILCGVLQTGSILCFDKMIEKGIDAGYASKLVQYGWETVTEALKLGGITHMMDRLSNPAKIEAFKLAEELKSIMRPLFEKHMDDIMDGTFSSTMMEDWANGDANLLKWRAATGETAFEKTPAGAVEISEQEYFDNGTLMVAFVKAGVELAFDVMGEAGIKAESAYYESLHETPLIANTIARKKLFEMNRVISDTAEYGCYLFDHACKPLLADFMKNIETNVIGNNFNEGIDGHVDNKELIQINDEIRYSDVEIIGAELREAMEAMEAII comes from the coding sequence ATGGCAAATTATTTCAATTCAATTCCATTGCGAATTCAGTTAGAGCAGTTAGGAAAATGTGATTTTATGGATGAATCAGAATTTTCTGATGGCGTAAAAAAATTAGAAGGTAAAAAGATTGTTGTACTGGGTTGTGGTGCTCAAGGTTTGGCACAGGGATTAAATATGCGCGACAGCGGTTTGGATATTTCATATGCTATTCGCCAGGTAGAAATTGATGAAAAGCAGATTTCTTACCAAAACGCAGTAGAGAATAATTTTGCCGTTGGTACTTTCGAGGAAATGATTCCACAGGCTGATTTGGTTTTAAACCTTACACCTGATAAATACCATACTCCGGTAGTTAATGCTACTGTTCCATTGATGAAAAAAGGCGCTTATCTTTCTTACTCTCATGGTTTTAATATTGTGGAAGAAGGAAATCAGATTCGCGAAGATATTACTGTAATTATGGTTGCTCCAAAATCTCCGGCGTCAGAAGTTCGTGCTGAATTTTTACGTGGTTTTGGTGTACCAACTCTTATTGCTGTTCACCGCGAGAACGATCCGAATGGCGATGGTTTAGAGATTGCAAAAGCTTATTGTGTTGGAACAGGTGGTCACAAAGCCGGTGTACTTCACTCATCGTTTGTTGCTGAGGTAAAATCGGATTTAATGGGTGAGCAAACCATTCTTTGTGGTGTACTACAAACCGGTTCTATTTTGTGTTTCGATAAAATGATTGAGAAGGGAATTGATGCAGGTTACGCTTCAAAATTGGTTCAGTATGGTTGGGAAACTGTTACTGAGGCTTTAAAATTAGGAGGTATTACACACATGATGGATCGTTTATCGAATCCTGCAAAAATTGAAGCTTTTAAATTGGCTGAAGAGTTAAAGTCAATCATGCGTCCTTTGTTCGAGAAACACATGGATGACATTATGGATGGAACTTTCTCTTCGACTATGATGGAAGATTGGGCAAACGGAGATGCCAACTTATTAAAGTGGCGTGCTGCTACCGGCGAAACTGCCTTCGAAAAAACTCCGGCAGGTGCTGTTGAAATCAGCGAGCAGGAATATTTCGACAACGGAACTTTAATGGTTGCCTTTGTAAAAGCAGGTGTTGAACTGGCATTTGATGTAATGGGTGAAGCCGGTATCAAAGCAGAGTCGGCTTATTACGAATCGTTGCACGAAACTCCACTGATTGCCAATACGATTGCACGTAAAAAATTATTCGAAATGAACCGCGTAATTTCTGATACTGCAGAGTACGGATGTTATTTGTTCGATCATGCTTGTAAGCCTCTATTGGCCGACTTTATGAAAAATATCGAAACCAATGTGATCGGTAACAATTTTAACGAAGGTATTGACGGACACGTAGATAACAAAGAGTTGATTCAAATTAACGACGAAATACGTTACAGCGATGTAGAGATTATCGGTGCTGAGTTGCGTGAGGCAATGGAAGCAATGGAAGCGATTATCTAA
- a CDS encoding AraC family transcriptional regulator: MKEKAENIPVYSLHNFSKTEGENQQFQVEVFDANRHFAVKYPHRHDFYEVLYLAKGTGFHVIDGNKYEIKPPCVFFMSPGQAHKIEVSHDIEGYIFIFTAEFYLINKSNQNRLIEFPFFFTVQQDNPPLIFENEQDILFLETLFKKGIKEMEKVNIDTVELLRSLLDLILTSSALLYRSDEKLLKGKGHIVVKKFLQLVEENYNLNLSVAEYANKIALTPNHLTQTVTQLTGKTSSEIIKSKQILEIKRLLVHSNLSVTEIALRLNFTDQSYFAKFFKREVGVSPLHYRNRSLNG; encoded by the coding sequence ATGAAAGAAAAGGCAGAAAATATACCGGTTTACAGTCTGCACAACTTTAGCAAGACAGAAGGAGAGAATCAGCAATTCCAGGTGGAGGTGTTTGACGCCAACCGCCATTTTGCTGTAAAATACCCGCACCGGCACGATTTTTACGAGGTACTTTATCTTGCAAAAGGAACGGGCTTTCATGTTATCGACGGGAACAAATACGAAATAAAACCTCCCTGTGTTTTTTTTATGTCGCCCGGGCAGGCGCACAAAATTGAAGTTTCGCACGATATTGAAGGCTACATTTTTATTTTTACGGCCGAGTTTTACCTGATCAACAAAAGCAACCAAAACCGTTTGATCGAATTCCCATTCTTTTTTACCGTTCAGCAGGATAATCCGCCATTGATATTCGAAAACGAACAGGACATTCTATTCCTGGAAACCCTTTTTAAAAAGGGGATCAAAGAAATGGAGAAAGTAAACATCGATACGGTTGAACTGCTTCGTTCGTTGCTCGATCTGATATTAACCAGCAGCGCTTTGTTGTACCGCAGCGATGAGAAACTTTTAAAAGGTAAGGGACATATTGTGGTGAAAAAGTTTCTTCAGTTGGTGGAAGAAAATTACAATTTAAATTTGTCGGTGGCCGAATATGCAAATAAAATAGCGCTTACGCCCAACCATCTTACACAAACGGTTACCCAGCTCACGGGTAAAACGTCGTCCGAAATCATCAAGTCGAAACAAATTCTGGAGATAAAACGACTTTTGGTGCACAGTAATTTAAGTGTTACCGAAATTGCACTTCGCTTAAACTTCACCGATCAAAGTTATTTTGCCAAATTTTTTAAACGCGAAGTGGGTGTTTCGCCTTTGCATTACCGTAACAGGTCGTTGAATGGGTAG
- a CDS encoding porin family protein, with amino-acid sequence MKPTRFVTILFVLFFTQMAYAQYPSVTFFGGANAASMSFRQGDAYTEIEDSYKTLFGMNIGVLYDYVLKKDRSQELSVESGIIFDSKGFNLDVQTDVLTLKNTTTMYYMDVPLYLKYIYRFRSLNKIYFGAGPYVGLGLFGNSNITFQSGSAEQSSNSEPVWGSDEAEDDFKRLDYGVTGKIGFLMDGGFNIALSYDYGLPNVAYLDEIEEYKHRVIRLSLGYTIKFED; translated from the coding sequence ATGAAACCAACACGATTTGTAACCATTCTTTTTGTTCTGTTTTTTACGCAAATGGCCTATGCACAATATCCTTCGGTAACTTTCTTTGGAGGAGCCAACGCAGCAAGTATGTCATTCAGGCAGGGAGATGCCTATACCGAAATAGAAGACTCGTATAAAACGTTGTTTGGTATGAATATCGGTGTTCTTTACGATTATGTGTTAAAAAAGGACCGGTCGCAGGAACTTTCAGTAGAGTCGGGAATTATTTTTGATTCAAAGGGATTTAACCTGGATGTGCAAACCGATGTTCTGACTTTGAAAAATACTACCACTATGTATTACATGGACGTTCCGCTTTACCTGAAATACATTTATCGTTTCCGTTCCTTAAATAAAATTTATTTTGGCGCCGGTCCTTATGTCGGACTGGGTTTATTCGGGAATTCAAATATTACGTTTCAATCGGGCAGTGCAGAACAGTCATCAAACAGCGAGCCGGTTTGGGGTAGCGATGAAGCCGAAGACGACTTTAAACGTTTGGATTATGGAGTGACCGGAAAGATTGGTTTTTTAATGGACGGCGGTTTTAATATTGCACTTTCCTACGATTACGGTCTTCCCAATGTGGCATATCTAGATGAAATTGAAGAATACAAACACCGCGTTATCCGTCTGTCACTGGGTTATACTATAAAATTCGAAGATTAA
- a CDS encoding phosphatase PAP2 family protein, which translates to MKKQSCVLKIVTGLLFLLSCASVFAADPAKKPDWNNRYTNSAYSFHVDSTHQLNFRYADKKRGFKPYIAPTVLIATGTALHFSDIKYNFHDWVQENHSYSGKADDYLRYAPLVAVYSLNAFGVKGKNNFGNRSALFLKGFLLNDLIVYNLKSWTGVDRPNGGEHSFPSGHTSVAFNLAHFMHKEYGELSPWYSIGAYSCATAVGVMRIAKGAHWLSDVVAGAGIGMLSSELVYLTHLYKWDKAHIKNLDIFPFQTGKQKGLALVYTF; encoded by the coding sequence ATGAAAAAACAATCCTGTGTTTTAAAAATAGTTACCGGCCTGCTTTTCCTTCTATCCTGTGCCTCTGTTTTTGCAGCAGATCCGGCCAAAAAACCGGATTGGAACAACCGATATACAAACTCAGCGTATTCTTTTCATGTAGATTCCACACACCAGCTCAACTTCCGCTATGCCGATAAAAAACGTGGTTTCAAACCCTACATAGCCCCAACCGTTTTAATTGCCACCGGAACTGCTCTCCATTTCTCCGACATAAAATACAACTTTCACGACTGGGTGCAGGAAAACCATTCCTACTCGGGGAAAGCCGATGACTATTTGCGCTACGCCCCCCTGGTTGCCGTGTATTCGTTAAATGCTTTTGGCGTAAAAGGAAAAAACAATTTTGGAAACCGAAGCGCCCTCTTTCTAAAAGGATTTTTGCTGAACGATCTTATTGTGTACAATTTAAAATCGTGGACAGGTGTAGACCGGCCAAACGGAGGTGAACATTCCTTCCCCTCTGGTCACACTTCGGTAGCTTTTAACCTGGCTCATTTTATGCACAAAGAATACGGTGAACTAAGTCCGTGGTACAGCATTGGAGCCTATTCGTGTGCCACTGCAGTGGGAGTAATGCGGATTGCAAAAGGAGCGCACTGGTTGTCGGATGTAGTTGCAGGTGCCGGCATAGGAATGTTATCTTCCGAGCTGGTTTACCTCACCCACTTGTACAAATGGGACAAAGCCCACATAAAAAACCTCGACATTTTTCCGTTTCAAACAGGAAAGCAGAAAGGTTTGGCTTTGGTGTATACGTTCTAG
- a CDS encoding capsule assembly Wzi family protein — protein MHKTLLYIILVFLFARKVGGQNPNAGLTLSLSNTTYLSSEEQLPFWMWANQDGKVIESNSILNLTQAGFWGKHEFTESVTFVALGANLLSGIGNEETYYQANELFAKLNIRNWELNAGLYADDLEFDGLSSTNGNLASSRNARPHPNIGFRIADYKPVPFLGNFIFFKAEYEEGILNDERYVDKTRLHHKSLYFRLKLSDNLAIHTGLEHFVMWGGTSKSEKIGELPHDFSDYLRYITGTHGDENFLETDQVNVAGNQYGTYQFLLTRDFSSFTLSLNISHPFEDMSGLRFENYPDNLIGIDLKFKKKDQVISHILYEYTHTTQQSLWQDTTHVYDENLGRWRAYHTDHYYSHGIYRSGATYQQMMMASPFFSPLNVKDAYSLGPASNRFIAHHIGVKGQLSPQVYWTGKLSYIEHKGDRMQPFDPEHRQTSFLLYLKYVPKKVALDIHVAYTGDLLNTDENRMGLEMGLCYSFIKREEKARSRKSYLPWTK, from the coding sequence GTGCACAAAACACTTCTTTACATAATTCTTGTTTTTCTCTTTGCAAGGAAAGTCGGAGGCCAAAATCCAAATGCTGGACTTACTCTTTCGCTTTCCAATACAACTTATTTATCTTCCGAAGAACAGTTGCCATTTTGGATGTGGGCCAATCAGGATGGCAAGGTGATAGAATCTAACTCCATTTTAAATCTTACACAGGCTGGTTTTTGGGGGAAACACGAATTTACCGAATCAGTTACATTTGTGGCTCTGGGTGCCAATTTACTTAGTGGTATTGGTAATGAGGAAACATATTATCAGGCCAATGAATTATTTGCTAAGTTGAATATTAGAAATTGGGAGCTTAATGCCGGATTATATGCCGATGATCTGGAGTTTGATGGTCTTTCTTCAACAAATGGAAATCTTGCAAGTAGTCGCAATGCACGACCACATCCCAACATAGGTTTTCGTATAGCCGATTATAAACCGGTTCCTTTTTTAGGCAATTTTATTTTTTTTAAAGCTGAATATGAAGAGGGCATTCTAAATGACGAACGTTATGTTGATAAAACCCGCCTTCATCATAAATCGCTGTACTTTCGCTTAAAATTATCGGATAACCTGGCAATACATACTGGTCTGGAACATTTTGTCATGTGGGGTGGCACGTCAAAATCTGAAAAGATTGGTGAGCTGCCTCACGATTTCAGTGATTATTTGCGTTACATAACCGGAACTCATGGGGATGAAAATTTCCTGGAAACAGATCAGGTAAATGTGGCCGGTAACCAATATGGTACGTATCAGTTTTTACTAACTAGAGATTTTTCATCTTTTACTCTTTCTCTCAATATTAGTCATCCTTTTGAAGATATGTCTGGTTTGCGATTTGAAAACTATCCTGATAATCTGATCGGGATTGACCTAAAATTTAAAAAGAAAGATCAGGTAATATCGCATATTTTGTATGAATATACACACACCACTCAGCAAAGTTTATGGCAGGATACCACCCACGTTTATGACGAAAATTTAGGACGTTGGAGAGCATATCATACTGATCATTATTATTCGCATGGAATTTATCGTTCAGGAGCAACTTATCAACAAATGATGATGGCCTCACCTTTCTTTTCTCCACTAAATGTTAAGGATGCTTACAGTCTGGGGCCCGCCTCAAACCGTTTTATAGCACATCATATCGGAGTAAAGGGCCAATTGTCTCCTCAAGTTTACTGGACAGGAAAGTTGAGTTATATAGAGCACAAGGGCGATAGAATGCAACCTTTTGATCCGGAACATCGACAGACTTCATTTTTACTTTATTTAAAATACGTTCCTAAAAAAGTGGCTCTGGATATTCATGTCGCATATACGGGAGATTTGTTAAATACAGATGAGAATAGAATGGGATTGGAAATGGGGTTGTGTTACTCCTTTATAAAAAGGGAAGAAAAAGCAAGATCACGGAAGTCATATTTGCCGTGGACAAAATAA
- a CDS encoding VanZ family protein, with protein sequence MNISRLIYQIVLVLWVAGLAFLALASHSMLRGNIIVTCCHNDHKHFIGAFVLAILAYNAFRLPSFKITLIVWSILSVLFELAQHLITEGKRSFELIDIVYNITGFALGVAVLYLFKRYRKTREIV encoded by the coding sequence TTGAATATCAGTCGACTAATTTATCAAATCGTTTTGGTGTTGTGGGTAGCAGGCTTGGCCTTTTTAGCCCTGGCATCGCATTCAATGCTGCGAGGGAATATAATTGTTACCTGTTGCCACAACGACCACAAACATTTTATTGGAGCCTTTGTGCTGGCAATTCTGGCGTACAATGCATTCCGCCTGCCTTCGTTTAAAATTACACTTATTGTCTGGAGTATTTTAAGTGTTCTTTTTGAGCTTGCACAACACCTTATCACCGAGGGGAAACGTAGTTTTGAACTGATTGATATTGTCTATAATATAACAGGATTTGCGCTCGGAGTAGCTGTTTTGTATCTGTTTAAACGATATCGTAAAACTAGAGAGATTGTTTGA